In the Silene latifolia isolate original U9 population chromosome 1, ASM4854445v1, whole genome shotgun sequence genome, cgacttacactgaagaggtctaaCATCTTTAGGGTAAAttaaccaagtcccatacttgattGTCAAACATAGAgtttatttcggattgcatggcttctagccatagctttgagttggTACTAGAAAGGGTCGCTTTGTAGGTTATAAGtttgtcactttctaaaagtaacacgtcATAATCACCACCCATTTCGACAATACCTATGTATCTATTAGGTTGACGACTGACTACCTGACCTCCTCGGTTCGGAAGGAACAATAACTGAATTGGACGACGAAGAAACGTCTTCTTGCATCTTTTCTCCagtttgtggttcttgaacttcgtcaacttcaaattttctcccactctgtctcctagaaattaAATCCAATTCTAGGAAGACAGCCTCACAAGccgcaaacactttgttctcatgaGGGTTCCAGAAGTAATATCCATGAGATTGCTtcggataacctacaaagatacaTTTGTCAGACTTTGGTGCTAGCTTGTCGACTGATTTGTTCTTAACAtaagcttcgcaaccccaaattcTTAAGTATGACAATTTCTGACTACCTTTCGGATTGGCTATGAGGAGACTCTGGAGCTGTTCAACTTCCTCGGTTGTTAATTGCTTTGTCGTCTCTGTTTCACCTATGGTGGCGGCATTTGCGACTTGGAAAGAGCTTCAATTGCCTCGTCCTCCGCGGCCAGAGCCTCTTCCTCCACGACATCCTCTTCACCGTTCTCTGCCTTGGTACCCATGCTTGTCCTAACAGTTTTCCTCCGTATGGTAGAATTTGTTGCAATGAGTACATCGAGGTGGGAGATTCGCCTCTGCATCACCATGCTCCTTGGGCCAAGCACTGCCACGTCCTGCACCGATACTGCCACTGCTATTTGCTGCCATTGCTACTTCATTATGATCTTCTTTAATTTGGGTTACAGTCTGGTGCCTTTCGTCCCTCAAGACAAGTGCATATGCATGACTCAAGGAAGTCAGGTTGTCCTCCATTAATAAATTGGTTCGAATCTGACCATATAATGCAGTgttgtgtagatacccattatCTGCACCCTCCAAAAActacccgatgatgatcggactacaacgtgtttttaatatgcgtgcgtggattgactatacatgagacagtttaatgcattactcgtatatgaaaaatgatttcaaaaatggttttctaacttcatttgcattaaaacacactatttagagttaaaactgtcttcggacccaaaaccgacttaaAAACCCGCAACCCGAGTCAATCCGAGTCAATCAGAATCAACCTGAGTCTTGAATGTcgaaaaataatgccatgaatgtctttatcatgccatttgcattaaaatgaccctaattagagtcaaaaccgacaccgggccaaaaaccgactcgaaattcaaattccgactcaacacggatcaaacccgagtcaaacacaaaatacctacctcaagtaacacccaaataCATCTTATTAGATGTCCATATTTTTACACGACAtattatttgattaccacaaatcaaaccaaccaaacaatggataggggaaaggccacgtccaaatttaaaaggacagggcaccccattGCGTAACagggggctcgcgcctctttaggcttcctgcttagcctccaagaaaacttaaccgacctaccaccccacaattctctataaataccgaccttcacacaccacaatcttcatgcgagcgtccgccccctcacatctcccttaaacttctagactcgacttcctaagtcacaaaatcgacacgtatTTCGACCTttcgatcgaaaacacaagccttacacattttgtttggtaccgtcgtcgtgcattcgaccgacccattcgaccaactcaacattaatcaacatgtttttcaacaacatattttcaacatattttcaaagcaaaatccttttttaagacactcttttaaacttctttgatcgcaagcagtcacaacgagaaaaccgtctctaaagtcgtctacctcgcaaacatcaatacacgtaagtttgagggtgtaaacaactcatttatttcatgtctttgctctttttatgagtttataagcatgaacaatgcataacacgatccaaaaataggagaaatgagccaaaaccggatgtTGGCCTGAGACAGGCGCTACTTGCGTAGCAGAGGAGCTCGCACCTCtatgccctctcaggccttagTCCAgtcgtgtttgagttcatcttcgttcaacactttcttttactTTTACTTATTTTctattacggtttttaccattttaattcatttctaTGACAAATATTTAACCATtaccgaaatcatccttggtcccatataccatgacggtttattccgtaactcgatgatattattggttaattacaaataaagggtattttaacagccttttcttttatttatcattttcCTCACCTATTCACATTTTCaagcattttagtcatattcataatcatccttgtttccttataccatgtcggtttaatcccgagtacgatgacatatgttgactaattataaataaatgaacttaacataattagttcatatcaaacatttttatttcacttttatttcattttattttcatctttgtcttgaccatatcatatgtcatccttggttaaaataaataccatgtcgatttagTTCGATTATGGTAACGAAACGGTTAAGCATAAATATTTTACATTCTTATTTTTAAACTacacttttcaaacatgcaaatccgacaaagaatattactaagataatattaattattccgagtcatgcaaatcatttgatcataaatacggttttaaaacaaccttttaacaaccaggagacgccccttgggtcgtcgccagactcgcgccccaagaggccatctgttttcatatttcaaaacctggacaGGCCTGGTTCCCTCGCCTAATGGCTCGCacccccaatggggctgcctagCACTGTTTTGTCtcgttttggtacttgtctaggatgattccgattacggttaacccgaatatgtgacggataagattgacgagtttgcattttatactttatcctttaaagacactctttcaaataaatggatcgtgttaagcatcataatccgaatttggtaaatggatgtttaatttccgttttcacatgcaaatcaatctaaatccaactcgacgtcattttcttgatatttggataaacaaaccgacttaggaaattctcatatgttaggttaaatttttggatgtgcattcatgcattaaccgttttatcaacttttgcacttaaacaaccacaatctatcagtagaggccgctaacgcgagcgggattgggtgtccgattaaagggcttcccaatacgtaccctcaccccttactcagaacctttggatagtggatggacTTATCCtgagcgtacgagagtcattctagcgataagatgctaaagggggacgaatccttatctttagtacctatggcaagcaccgctttttgccttgattgaccgaggtataaagtggattcgaacggtttccaggcatcccataattgcttggtggcgactccgaacatctctgcatcgtttcgagacctttaccaagACGGAacagaccgatctaaaacgatccgatcgaaagcattttttaccccaccgagcgtggctttctagaccgctgcatgtccacaatttggcttggcgtgcaggtggcccatgtctaCAGACTGGTAGGTGGCCCGTGCCCACAGACCGgtatgtggcccatgtccacagttgaGCCCCATAATAAACTGGTGAACTTTTTCTTCTTCTCGTTCCTCCAATAACGCCGTGCATACTCCGCAAGTGCAGTTGGGAACATGGCTATAATTGGCCAATTCGTCCAATATCGCCTTCAAATGGGTGTAGTACTCCACCACAGATCGAGTGCCTTGTTTGCACTCGTTCAATTCACTTTTTAATTGATGAACGTGGGGTGCGTTCCCTGCCGAGTATCGTTCTTTCAACTCCTTCTAAATCTCCGCCACTGTGGCCGAGAATGTAATGCTTGGATGTAACTTGATATCGATGATATTTCGTAGCCACACCTTGACCATACCATTAAATTATCGCCATGCGATAGCCTCAAAACTTTCTTCTCCATCCGAACTAGATGTAGGTTGTTTGATCTTCCTTCGACAAAAGGCAATTTGTTCTTGGCGTCGAGACCTGACTGCGTCGGCCCACAAATCGTAATTTTCGCCATTGAAATTTGTCTGAGGTGGTGACAAACTCGGTCTGTCAAAGGGATGGAGATACAGCGGGGACGACGATGAAATCATTGATTTTTCAGATCCGTCTCCCTTAACTTTGTTGCTGTTATCGCCATTCTTCGTCATGATTTTATTGAACGACGAAGATATTGATTGTTTGtgtttgatttttcttttttcttttgtgAATATAGGATCGAACCTTCTTTGATGTCATCATAAATTGAAAATCGTATAAGAAGTGTTCAACCTTTTGTTATTGAATGTATGACACTCCTTATATACATTTACACATATATCTACCCTAACTACATATTCTACAAATAAGGTAAGAATAGATATGATACATAAAGATGCAAGTTAACGATATTATGTGATACGATATGATACTGATATTATACTAGGATTTTCTCACAGAAACTGACATATCAAAATTGTTCAACCATAATTAGTTCGTTGTTTTTCTTTGCACTTCTGTTTTAGTTCCCTTCCTAGTCCTAACAAATTTGTATTCTTTCGTACTCCGTATTTGAGTTATTGATTACATCAACTTGTTGACTGTGATACAAGATACTTGTACAACATTTATCAGTTAGTTCAGTAGACAAATGCTAATGCTTGGGATTGGGATTTCAACGAGGGTGATGAACAAGCAAGTAATGGCACAAGCAGCTAATCTTGCAGGGTACATTGGTACTACACTACTAGATAGAATATCCCAATATTCGTCTTAACATTAGAATAGATAAAGTGTCATACCACTTGAGCATATACGATAAATCTTTTGCTTTTTTACCTAgattattttatcttatttttatATTAGTACTTAAGACGGAATTGGTGTAATCAAACAACGGCCAAGTGTCATACAAGAAGGTTGGAAGTCGGGAGAAGACTTAGACTGTGTCAAAAGAGGAGTGATGTCCAAAATAATGCATACTAATCCTAATCCTATGGGCGTGGCCCCACTTTTGGCTGCCATTAAAATGCGGACCCACCACCAGTCCACGTACCATATTTATAAGGGATAAGCTCTAAATATAGTAATAGTAACAAACCAACAAGATCCCGCCACTTTTTTCCACAATCCACATCAACATTATTTTGACTCAATCCAAATCACTTTAATCAACGGCCCAGATTCACTCATCAACCCACTTTCCATGCATCGTCACACATGCAATAATTGTACTTGAATAAATATACTTATTTTTTTAGTGTATATTCACTATCAACTTAATAATAATCACTTTACATTTTTATaaacaaacaaagaaagaaaagaatCACTCACTAATTAATAATcaccttaattaattaattatataatttaataaagacgaagaagaagaatggAGTCGTTGCAGATGAGAAGAGAGGAAGAAGAGAAAGAGATGGAAACATGGAGTCCAGAAGCAAAGTTAGGGAAAAAAGTAGAAGATTTATGGGAAAATCAAGAAGACAAACTTAGTCCTACTGAAAAACTTaatgcttgttttgaaagtatTCCTGTTTCTTCTTTTCCTACTGCTGATCAAGCCTCTCAAGGTACTCattaccatcatcatcatcatcatcatcatcattttttgtgtttttctatACACTAGTCACTACCCGGTTTATCTATATCATATTATCATTTGTTTGGTCTAGTCCTTCCTTGTGTGATACTTATATGTATCATGTATGACATACTAATATGATCATGATTTTTTGTATTTTCATATGGAAATTGTTGTTTCTTTGTGTTTTATATATTTGCTTATTTTTACCAATATACAGCCGTGATTGGGGAGTTTTAGATTAAAGTTTGAGGTTATtaatttgtaaaaatacgcaaatacaTAGTGTTTATTTGTAGTTTTTCCTAATTTATATACGATTTACTCCGTATAATATAAAAGGTTTTCTTTATTTGTAGTTTTTCCTAATTTATATACGATTTACTCCGTATAATATAAAAGGTTTTCGTGATTAAATTTCATGATCATTGTATCAAGGAAACTCACATAGAATGAGTGGGACCCTTGAATAAAAAATGGTTCACTATTGGGTTTGATGCAAAAGCTATTGTTTGACTAGTAAACCTTTGGAAAAACCAAGTAGATCGAATTATGATTAGTGCTATGCTAGAGCAATTATGCTTCAGTTTTTGACATCACAGTCAAATCTAAATCTAATCTAAATCGGTTATTCATGTGAATCGACATTTTAGAGCAAAATCTCGATGATGCAATTTATGAACTGCCTTTGTTTCGTCATAGCTGATACTCTCAAGTCATTGTGATGCAGTTGAGATAAGCTCAGACTGCAGTCTGGCAGAAGCTGTGAGCATTCTTTCTGAAAATAAACTTCTGAGTGCGCCGGTTGTGGACAGTCAGGCACCAGATGACGCGACTTGGATTGAAAGATATCTTGGAGTTGTAGAGTTTGCTGGAATTGCTGTGTGGATATTACATCAGGTATATACTATATTTGCCGTGCCTCTGTATGTTCTCATCCCAGACATGTTGGCTTCAAACTGAGCTTAAATTTTCTGATGCACAGGATAATATCGTAAACTGTGTTTTGTGCTATCGATCTACATCTACCAAAGCTGACCCGAACCTATAGCTCATATCATAATAAACCGACTCTGAGACCAGCAACCTGAATTGGCCCCACAAATGATTAAATTTGTATAGTTTGTCAAGGACTTAAGTCGAtgatgtaagattgatgattgttCAATGTATTCCATTGCTATCCTGATAATGAATATATTGATGTCTTTGTCAGTCCGATTCTGATGAAACCAATCGTGTACTGCCCACGGAAAAGGGGAATGGACATGTTGCTATGGCTGCAAGTGCAGTCAATCAGCCTACTAAACTCGGAAACATGAGCCCAAGATCGGCTGCAGTGACTTCTGGAAACTTTTTTGGTGCACTTACAGCATCTGAACTGTATAAGAAAACCAAGGTTAATCTCATAAACGTTCAAATGTTGAATCATCGGCCACTTATAAACATTAAAAGGTAGTTTAGCACCaactaataaataataataatgtgTGTATCCACAGGTAAGAGATATTTCAGGTTCATTTCGGTGGGCTCCATTTCTCGCATTGCAGGAGACAAACTCGATGTTGACGGTCCTGCTTCTACTCTCAAAATACAAAATGAAGAGCGTACCTATTGTTGGTGGACCCAAGATCGAGAATATTATAACGCAGTCGGCGGTTATTCATATGTTGGCTGAGTGTGCTGACCTTCATTGGTTTGAGAACTGGGGAACCAAGAAACTAACTGATCTCGGTCTTCCACTAATGAACGCTAAACAAGTAATCAAGGTATACATTCGCTTTTGTTGCTTTGGTTTTGGAGGTGCTCACTGTATTTTTCCACTCTTCGATCAAGTTGATATGTAAGTAGTTACTAAATGATGGTAGTCGGGTAAACAATGTATTTATGCTATCTTACAGGTGTACGAAGATGATCCAGTTCTCGAAGCCTTCAAAGTGATGAGGCTAAAGAGTGTAGGAGGGATCCCGGTGGTAGAGCGTGATGGAAAAGCAGTCGGTAATATTAGCATACGAGATGTTCAGTTCCTTCTAACCGCGCCAGAGATTTACAAGGATTGCAGGCATGTGATCAATACCGAGACTACAAAATATTGATGTTTTGTTTATGTTTCCCTTTGGCTTATAACTAGCTGATAAGAGTACTAATGTACTCATAATCTTTGTGCAGATCCATCACAGCCAAGGACTTCTTGGTTGCTTCAAAAAAGTACAGAGAAGAACACCGCGAACGTAGCACCCCTGTACTAAGTGGGATGGTTACTTGCAAAAAGGAAAGCACCCTTAATGAAGTCATTCGGACCCTTGATAAGTTAAAGATCCATCGCATCTACGTGGTGGATGAAGATGATAATCTCCAAGGACTTATCACTCTTAGGGACATCATCTCCAAGCTCGTGCATGAGCCACACAACTACTTTGGCGACTTCTTTTATGGTGTAATACCAATGCCTCCGAACAGCAGGGTATAAACAACCTCATCCTACTTAAAACTTCTTTCCTTTGGTTGATGATGATCTCAGATCATTGGCTAACTTCAAGAGGGTGCTCGAATCGAGGACAATTCGAGATGTAATTATCAGAGGCTGGTTCACATAAATGAGAGGACTGTGTGTATTATACTATACGTTTTGAGTGGATTATACCTAAGATGATGCTATGAAATTTCCTGAATGTTTTTCCCCTCTGATGTATTTGTTGGGTTCATATTCTCATTTCCTTTGGTTGTCTTTTTTTCTGGTTATGCTTCTTCCTACGCGTTTCGTCATTGTTGATTGAGCTTGAACCAAAGACTTGCAATCTGGCGAAAAAAGCCAACTGCTCCATAATTAATAATTCTCAAAACATGCAAAGATAAAACTTAAAAACACATTTCGCGAAATTAAAAACAATTTTTCACTCTTCCATAGTTTTCCGCATTACTCATTTTCTTAGAGATGCGACTCCTCGGAGAGTGCTAATCACCGACACCTTCATTTGCCTCTGAAACGCTAGTCACATTCCGATAAACACAACTACAAGTACTCAACTTACGAGTTTACCTTGGTTCAAAATACAAAACACAACTATGTAGGATAATTATAACAATTTATCATCAGAGTAATAGTCACTACACTAAAATCAAAGTGAAAATTTGGTCTGCACTTTGCTAGCAAAATAGCCCTTAAGAATACTTCAGAGTGGGTTCGAGGTAGTACACACAAAGGCCTACATGCAACGTGCTTAGTCGCTGTCTTCCGTCTTTGACTTCTTtgccttcttctttttcttgctTTCACTAACGGCTGAGACGGCCGATGCATCCTCTGCTTCAACTTtgctcttcttctttttcttcttgctGGTTGTGTTGTCGACGTCATTCTCCTCTTCAGGCATTTGCTCTTCTAATTTACGTTTAtccttgtttttctttttcttctcagACTTCACATCTTCTTGATCACTTCCCGTCTCTACATTTTTCTTatccttctttttcttcttctcagATTTTAGCTCCTCAACTCCACCATCTGCAACTTCAGCTGTAGCCTTGGACTTTGTTTTCTTGCTCTTTTTCGCAGTAGTTTCGGGTTCTTCATCCAACTCCATGTCATCTGTAAAAATTCAATTCAAGGTAGCAATATAAATGGACAGCTCTTCATCTAAATCTAATTTTAAGAAACAGTGCATTATACCACAAAATCGTCTGAATCAGCTTAAAGCCTCGGTACAGCAATTTGGCAGGCTACTATGGTATGAAATGACTTATTTTTTACCAAATAGCTTAATCCACATTTATTTACGACGGGAACGCCAGAAAATACTACCTACATCATATGAATTCCTTTAAACATCAGAATTATAATGAAAGCCTATAACTATACCAATAACTCACCTTTCTGTTGAGAAGCTTCTTCAATGGCAGCTCTCATGACATCAATATTCTTTTTAGGTGCAACTCCCTTGTCATAAAAGTCAAGTCGCTCCTCTACAAGTCCACGAAGCTTTTCACCAAAAATAGTAGAGCTACTATCTGTATCAATGTAGTCAAACAACAAATCTGAGCAAAGGCCACAAAATAAAAAGCAGAAGGGCAAGGAAATCACGGTATGTCAGAAAGAACAAACCCGCAAAACAGTCGATACGAGATGCAATAGAGCACTTGTTTGCAAGATAACGTGCCATCCGACCCTTGTTTTTAGAGGCTGCTCGACCAATGAAAGATGAATGGAAAATCAAACCATACTTTGGCGTGTTTCCTTTTGTTTTCAGGGCCCTAATAAAATCAACAATATGTAAGCCTTTTGAAAAAGTTAACTAGAGGTATTTTCCGCAAGTATAGAAGAGATTAGACTAGACTGGCATGGAAATTCATATATTTCTACGCAGCATTCTTAAATGtgtaaaaacaagaaaaaaaaaagttacctAAACAAAGCTTTCTCAGCACCAAGGATTTGAAGGGTCGAAGATGGGCACTTGGCCAAATTAGTAAGACTGCCTGCATGGGAGATTAATCGAGCACCAACCATCTCACCAATTAAAGCTGTCAAATTGGGTGCTATATCGTTCATTTTTGTGACTAAATAGTCATAAAGATTCTTCCTGTACTCTGAAAGATCCATCACCCTTTGGGCAAACATCTGGACGTTGATCAGGTCAACAGGTGATAAATCTTGGCCTGCACAAAAATGAACAGATTAAACCTGATATTACTTCCCTTATCTCAGCCCGATGCCAAGCTCATATACAACACAGATAATTACCCATAGACGCTTTGGCAGCTTCAACAATCTCTTTTGCTTTATCTTCATCACCTACAACTTCAATCAAGGCTGGAAGTTTCTCCTCGGACAGCTCTGACTTGTTCTCAATAAACTTCGCCAATTTTGAGTAAAGATAGTTGTCATTGACGATTTTGACCAACTCTGGGAAGTGCCATGAATACCATTCTCTGTATTAAAGGAAACAAGCTTAGAATGTTTAAAGTTGGAATACGAAATGCAAAAATATACAAGCTTACAATAAGGAACGTGatttaaggaaaaaaaaaaacaaggagaaGAAATGATATAGTGCAATAGCAAGTAGCAAACCTGACTCTCATAGAGAATGAGTTTACGTCTTTGTCCAAAGTATCTAGTAGGAAGATAGCTTGAATAACCATGTTGTCAACTCGGTTGACGTTGAACTTTACTTTAGCTCGGCTGTAACTGTGTGCTAGACCTAACTGAGCCTTCTCCAAATCTCCAGACTTCGCAGAAATGAAAAGATGCAAATCAGATGAGTTTGCTAGTAACAAAAAAATTGGAGAAAAACTCTGGTTTTACAGGTCAAGTGTAGTGCACTCAATCAAAAGAGAGAGATTAAGAGGCACAAGAACCTTAAGATCCTTAATGAACTTCTCGAAGTGCAAACGGACACCACGAAGAAGCTCCAAGACAAACTCATTACTTCTGCACTGTAGCTTTGTCTCATCAAAGATGGATGCTCCAAGTTTAGAGTCAGCTAAACCAAGAACCAAATCCTTAGCCTTTGATTTCTCCGGAAAATTTAAATCCAAGAAATTTCTTAACTCATCAGTCATGATACCTGCACATATAGATACATCAAATACTTTAGAAacaatttttatataaattaagacAGCAGCATTTCATAGTAAGCTAATAAAACGATACCAGGTAAACTAAGCCAAGAAAAACATTCTTCGCTGGGAAAAAAATAAGTTCTTAAGAGTTATATATTTTTCATGAAATAAGTATATTGAAACCACAATCACTAGAACTATATACTGATGTGTTTTGCCATCATCGTGacagaataaaagaagaaaacaaCTTAGTGGAGAAAAAGAATCAAACTTTGGAACTGTTTTCATGAACTAATGGCAGTAATTATCATGAACAAATGGTAAAGCTGAAAGCAAATGCACATTCAGGTAATCGAATCTCAAATACAACCTTTTCATCCTTAGATCAAAGGTCAATGCATCTCAAAGCAGATGAAGAAGCAATAGGTCTCGAAATATTTATTGCAGAAACTAATTAACACAGCCACACGACTTGACGAGGTAAGTACCATTGAAGCTTATGATATCAATTTAAACTAAC is a window encoding:
- the LOC141602189 gene encoding nucleolar protein 56-like: MVSHLLFESSSGYAIFEAHGLDEIGQNVQAVRDSVTDLNRFGKVVKLFAFQPFESAHDALSQINSVSEGIMTDELRNFLDLNFPEKSKAKDLVLGLADSKLGASIFDETKLQCRSNEFVLELLRGVRLHFEKFIKDLKSGDLEKAQLGLAHSYSRAKVKFNVNRVDNMVIQAIFLLDTLDKDVNSFSMRVREWYSWHFPELVKIVNDNYLYSKLAKFIENKSELSEEKLPALIEVVGDEDKAKEIVEAAKASMGQDLSPVDLINVQMFAQRVMDLSEYRKNLYDYLVTKMNDIAPNLTALIGEMVGARLISHAGSLTNLAKCPSSTLQILGAEKALFRALKTKGNTPKYGLIFHSSFIGRAASKNKGRMARYLANKCSIASRIDCFADSSSTIFGEKLRGLVEERLDFYDKGVAPKKNIDVMRAAIEEASQQKDDMELDEEPETTAKKSKKTKSKATAEVADGGVEELKSEKKKKKDKKNVETGSDQEDVKSEKKKKNKDKRKLEEQMPEEENDVDNTTSKKKKKKSKVEAEDASAVSAVSESKKKKKAKKSKTEDSD
- the LOC141602194 gene encoding SNF1-related protein kinase regulatory subunit gamma-1; protein product: MESLQMRREEEEKEMETWSPEAKLGKKVEDLWENQEDKLSPTEKLNACFESIPVSSFPTADQASQVEISSDCSLAEAVSILSENKLLSAPVVDSQAPDDATWIERYLGVVEFAGIAVWILHQSDSDETNRVLPTEKGNGHVAMAASAVNQPTKLGNMSPRSAAVTSGNFFGALTASELYKKTKVRDISGSFRWAPFLALQETNSMLTVLLLLSKYKMKSVPIVGGPKIENIITQSAVIHMLAECADLHWFENWGTKKLTDLGLPLMNAKQVIKVYEDDPVLEAFKVMRLKSVGGIPVVERDGKAVGNISIRDVQFLLTAPEIYKDCRSITAKDFLVASKKYREEHRERSTPVLSGMVTCKKESTLNEVIRTLDKLKIHRIYVVDEDDNLQGLITLRDIISKLVHEPHNYFGDFFYGVIPMPPNSRV